Proteins encoded by one window of Actinocorallia herbida:
- a CDS encoding acyl-CoA dehydrogenase family protein has product MPAERLLPSPEAEDLISLTRELCEKELLPRVVEAERDEVFPREVFRTLGRAGLLSLPYPEEVGGGAQPYEIYLQVLEEIGAAWASVGVGVSVHVLSCFPIFAFGSDAQRARWLPEMLSGELLGAYCLSEAHAGSDPAAMRSRAVRDGDDYVLNGAKAWTTHGGHADFYTVMARTGDDGGRGISCFHVPADTPGLAFDRPEEKMGLTGSATVTVRLEDVRVPADHLVGAEGQGLAIALAALDAGRLGIAAVATGLSQAALDHAVAYAKQREAFGKAIIDHQGLGFLLADMAAATETARAAYLSAARFKDAGRPYGRQASIAKLTATDNAMKVTTDAVQVLGGAGYTRDFPVERFMREAKITQIFEGTNQIQRLVISRHLAR; this is encoded by the coding sequence ATGCCCGCCGAACGCCTGCTGCCCTCCCCCGAGGCCGAGGACCTGATCAGCCTGACCCGCGAGCTGTGCGAGAAGGAACTGCTGCCCCGCGTCGTCGAGGCCGAGCGCGACGAGGTCTTCCCGCGCGAGGTCTTCCGCACCCTCGGCCGCGCCGGGCTGCTGTCGCTGCCCTACCCCGAGGAGGTCGGCGGCGGCGCCCAGCCCTACGAGATCTACCTCCAGGTGCTCGAGGAGATCGGCGCCGCGTGGGCGAGCGTGGGCGTCGGCGTGAGCGTGCACGTGCTCTCCTGCTTCCCGATCTTCGCCTTCGGCAGCGACGCCCAGCGCGCGCGCTGGCTGCCGGAGATGCTTTCGGGTGAGCTGCTCGGCGCGTACTGCCTGTCGGAGGCGCACGCCGGATCCGATCCCGCCGCCATGCGGTCCCGCGCCGTCCGCGACGGCGACGACTACGTGCTGAACGGCGCGAAGGCCTGGACGACCCACGGCGGCCACGCCGACTTCTACACCGTCATGGCCCGCACCGGTGACGACGGCGGCCGCGGCATCTCCTGCTTCCACGTGCCCGCGGACACCCCCGGCCTGGCGTTCGACCGGCCCGAGGAGAAGATGGGCCTGACGGGCTCGGCCACGGTGACCGTCCGGCTGGAGGACGTGCGCGTCCCGGCCGACCACCTCGTCGGCGCCGAAGGCCAGGGCCTGGCCATCGCGCTCGCCGCCCTCGACGCCGGACGGCTCGGCATCGCCGCGGTCGCGACCGGCCTCTCCCAGGCCGCGCTGGACCACGCGGTCGCCTACGCCAAGCAGCGCGAGGCGTTCGGCAAGGCGATCATCGACCACCAGGGCCTCGGCTTCCTGCTCGCCGACATGGCCGCCGCGACCGAGACGGCCCGGGCCGCCTACCTGTCGGCCGCCCGGTTCAAGGACGCGGGCCGCCCCTACGGCAGGCAGGCCTCGATCGCCAAGCTCACCGCGACGGACAACGCGATGAAGGTGACGACCGACGCCGTCCAGGTCCTCGGGGGCGCGGGCTACACCCGGGACTTCCCCGTCGAGCGGTTCATGCGCGAGGCCAAGATCACCCAGATCTTCGAGGGCACCAACCAGATCCAGCGGCTGGTCATCTCCCGGCACCTGGCCCGTTAG
- a CDS encoding TetR/AcrR family transcriptional regulator, translated as METQARTRKRAELVDRLIELFLERGFADLGVADLAKLLRCSKTTLYAVAESKEQIITAVVRAFFRRATDRVEARLAEEADPRLRIETYLRAISTELSAASPAFFADLTAFAPAREIYRRNTGFAAERVRRLVLDAAPGQDAAFAGAVAGLVMEAIHRGEIKANTGLDDSAAYAALATLLVAQTGAPTPTPS; from the coding sequence ATGGAGACCCAGGCCAGGACGCGCAAGCGCGCGGAGCTCGTGGACCGGCTCATCGAGCTGTTCCTGGAGCGCGGCTTCGCCGACCTGGGCGTCGCCGACCTCGCCAAGCTCCTGCGCTGCTCCAAGACGACCCTGTACGCGGTCGCCGAGAGCAAGGAGCAGATCATCACCGCGGTCGTGCGCGCCTTCTTCCGGCGCGCCACCGACCGCGTCGAGGCGCGTCTCGCCGAGGAGGCCGACCCGCGCCTGCGCATCGAGACCTACCTCCGCGCGATCTCCACCGAGCTGTCGGCCGCCTCGCCCGCCTTCTTCGCCGATCTGACGGCCTTCGCCCCGGCCCGCGAGATCTACCGCCGCAACACCGGCTTCGCCGCGGAACGCGTCCGGCGGCTCGTGCTGGACGCGGCCCCCGGGCAGGACGCGGCCTTCGCCGGCGCCGTCGCGGGCCTGGTCATGGAGGCCATCCACCGCGGCGAGATCAAGGCGAACACCGGTCTCGACGACTCCGCCGCGTACGCGGCCCTCGCCACCCTGCTCGTCGCCCAGACGGGCGCCCCCACCCCCACCCCTTCATGA